A genomic window from Vitis riparia cultivar Riparia Gloire de Montpellier isolate 1030 chromosome 18, EGFV_Vit.rip_1.0, whole genome shotgun sequence includes:
- the LOC117907162 gene encoding GDP-mannose transporter GONST5 isoform X2, whose product MEESLLCQWSAFRSLLAILQWWGFNVTVIIMNKWIFQKLDFKFPLSVSCIHFICSAIGAYLVIKVLKLKPLIVVDPEDRWRRIFPMSFVFCINIVLGNVSLRYIPVSFMQTIKSFTPATTVVLQWMVWRKYFEWRIWASLVPIVGGILLTSVTELSFNMFGFCAALFGCLATSTKTILAESLLHGYKFDRSSHLHVGNGCFGANALFNYSWALTQVEKNGVELL is encoded by the exons ATGGAGGAGAGTCTTCTTTGCCAGTGGAGCGCGTTTAGATCTCTGCTTGCCATCCTTCAATGGTGGGGGTTCAATGTCACCGTGATTATCATGAACAAGTGGATCTTTCAG AAACTGGATTTCAAATTTCCTCTGTCAGTGTCATGTATTCACTTCATATGCTCTGCTATTGGAGCCTATCTGGTAATCAAGGTACTGAAGCTTAAGCCACTGATAGTGGTTGACCCTGAAGATCGCTGGAGACGGATATTTCCCATGTCATTTGTATTCTGTATTAACATAGTGTTGGGGAACGTGAGTTTGCGTTACATTCCAGTTTCTTTTATGCAGACTATAAAGTCATTCACTCCTGCAACAACAG TTGTTTTGCAGTGGATGGTTTGGAGAAAATACTTTGAATGGCGAATTTGGGCTTCTTTGGTACCCATTGTTGGAGGAATTCTTCTTACATCTGTCACAGAGCTCAGCTTTAATATGTTTGGATTTTGTGCTGCCTTATTTGGCTGTCTGGCTACTTCCACAAAGACCATACTTGCGGAGTCTTTGTTGCATGGATATAAATTTGATAG ATCTTCCCACTTGCATGTGGGGAATGGGTGCTTTGGAGCTAATGCTTTGTTCAATTACTCCTGGGCATTGACTcaggtggaaaagaatggggtCGAGTTGTTGTAG
- the LOC117907162 gene encoding UDP-galactose transporter 1 isoform X1 produces the protein MEESLLCQWSAFRSLLAILQWWGFNVTVIIMNKWIFQKLDFKFPLSVSCIHFICSAIGAYLVIKVLKLKPLIVVDPEDRWRRIFPMSFVFCINIVLGNVSLRYIPVSFMQTIKSFTPATTVVLQWMVWRKYFEWRIWASLVPIVGGILLTSVTELSFNMFGFCAALFGCLATSTKTILAESLLHGYKFDSINTVYYMAPFATMILAVPAMVLEGPGVIDWFQTHESIGPALIIIFSSGVLAFCLNFSIFYVIHSTTAVTFNVAGNLKVSSLK, from the exons ATGGAGGAGAGTCTTCTTTGCCAGTGGAGCGCGTTTAGATCTCTGCTTGCCATCCTTCAATGGTGGGGGTTCAATGTCACCGTGATTATCATGAACAAGTGGATCTTTCAG AAACTGGATTTCAAATTTCCTCTGTCAGTGTCATGTATTCACTTCATATGCTCTGCTATTGGAGCCTATCTGGTAATCAAGGTACTGAAGCTTAAGCCACTGATAGTGGTTGACCCTGAAGATCGCTGGAGACGGATATTTCCCATGTCATTTGTATTCTGTATTAACATAGTGTTGGGGAACGTGAGTTTGCGTTACATTCCAGTTTCTTTTATGCAGACTATAAAGTCATTCACTCCTGCAACAACAG TTGTTTTGCAGTGGATGGTTTGGAGAAAATACTTTGAATGGCGAATTTGGGCTTCTTTGGTACCCATTGTTGGAGGAATTCTTCTTACATCTGTCACAGAGCTCAGCTTTAATATGTTTGGATTTTGTGCTGCCTTATTTGGCTGTCTGGCTACTTCCACAAAGACCATACTTGCGGAGTCTTTGTTGCATGGATATAAATTTGATAG cATAAACACAGTGTACTACATGGCACCTTTTGCAACCATGATCTTGGCAGTGCCAGCAATGGTACTTGAAGGTCCTGGTGTTATAGATTGGTTTCAAACTCACGAGTCTATAGGTCCGGCCCTCATCATCATTTTCAGTTCTGGGGTTTTGGCTTTCTGCCTCAACTTCTCCATCTTCTATGTGATTCACTCAACAACTGCTGTCACGTTTAATGTTGCTGGAAATCTTAAGGTGAGCTCCCTTAAATAG
- the LOC117906234 gene encoding uncharacterized protein LOC117906234 isoform X1, which yields MEWGNRVMSIAGRAANNNTVINVLLVGSFAALTVRSVNQQRNIEALEAEKESLVKTNKALKKTVWDWKQQLFAEPQPVPLARLKAIYGEAPPLQTAGDAEKEDSKSSVPKFMV from the exons ATGGAGTGGGGAAACAGAGTGATGAGTATTGCAGGGAGAGCAGCAAACAACAACACAGTCATCAACGTGCTCTTGGTAGGATCATTCGCGGCCTTAACCGTGAGATCAGTGAACCAACAAAGGAACATTGAAGCCCTAGAAGCAGAGAAGGAGTCGCTGGTCAAGACCAATAAAGCCCTCAAGAAGACCGTGTGGGATTGGAAACAGCAGCTCTTTGCCGAACCACAGCCCGTCCCTCTCGCTAGGCTCAAAGCCATTTACGGCGAAGCCCCACCTCTTCAAACTG CAGGAGATGCTGAGAAGGAAGATTCAAAATCATCTGTCCCTAAATTTATGGTCTGA
- the LOC117906234 gene encoding uncharacterized protein LOC117906234 isoform X2 — protein sequence MEWGNRVMSIAGRAANNNTVINVLLVGSFAALTVRSVNQQRNIEALEAEKESLVKTNKALKKTVWDWKQQLFAEPQPVPLARLKAIYGEAPPLQTGDAEKEDSKSSVPKFMV from the exons ATGGAGTGGGGAAACAGAGTGATGAGTATTGCAGGGAGAGCAGCAAACAACAACACAGTCATCAACGTGCTCTTGGTAGGATCATTCGCGGCCTTAACCGTGAGATCAGTGAACCAACAAAGGAACATTGAAGCCCTAGAAGCAGAGAAGGAGTCGCTGGTCAAGACCAATAAAGCCCTCAAGAAGACCGTGTGGGATTGGAAACAGCAGCTCTTTGCCGAACCACAGCCCGTCCCTCTCGCTAGGCTCAAAGCCATTTACGGCGAAGCCCCACCTCTTCAAACTG GAGATGCTGAGAAGGAAGATTCAAAATCATCTGTCCCTAAATTTATGGTCTGA